A single genomic interval of Schistocerca americana isolate TAMUIC-IGC-003095 chromosome 2, iqSchAmer2.1, whole genome shotgun sequence harbors:
- the LOC124594172 gene encoding uncharacterized protein LOC124594172 → MLTSQFVCSVLELWSRFRTLNGQLLESLSCVGQPGLSQLLLGRPKRGNGGDLSARLRRLQHVHLVLQRAAELLQAHVSPAVTFHLMYSVVGIIYGSYELLVVSVAQNRAERLIISPSASYSLCWLVHHLFDLVALTVSCSILEDEEVQASVLLRRAVGIEETVPQVEAFLRQIKRGPPICFTASGLLPIDRRLLVSAVSAATTYLIVLGQFGLR, encoded by the coding sequence ATGCTGACTTCTCAATTCGTCTGTTCAGTGCTGGAGCTGTGGTCACGCTTCAGAACACTGAACGGTCAGCTGCTGGAGTCGTTGTCATGTGTGGGACAGCCAGGGTTGTCTCAGCTGCTACTGGGCCGGCCGAAGAGAGGAAATGGTGGAGATCTGTCTGCACGGCTGCGGCGGCTGCAGCACGTCCACCTGGTGCTGCAGCGTGCAGCAGAGCTGCTGCAGGCGCACGTGTCACCAGCAGTCACTTTCCACCTGATGTACAGTGTTGTCGGCATCATTTATGGTAGTTACGAGCTGCTCGTAGTGTCGGTGGCACAAAATCGGGCAGAACGTTTGATAATCTCTCCATCCGCGAGTTACTCTTTGTGTTGGCTAGTTCACCACTTGTTCGACCTGGTTGCACTGACAGTGTCTTGTTCCATACTGGAAGACGAAGAGGTGCAGGCATCGGTGCTGCTCCGCCGAGCTGTGGGAATTGAAGAAACGGTTCCTCAGGTGGAGGCCTTCTTACGGCAGATAAAGCGTGGACCgccaatatgtttcactgcatctGGACTGCTGCCCATTGACAGAAGGCTGTTGGTGTCTGCTGTTTCTGCTGCCACCACATACCTAATTGTACTGGGTCAGTTCGGTCTTCGCTGA